DNA sequence from the Sandaracinaceae bacterium genome:
GGCTCTTGGCCGCCATCATGCGCGAGAGGGGGCGCGTGACGAGCGGGTTGCCTGGCGTCAGCTCGTGAGCCTGTTGCAGCACTGCCACGGCGGACTGCGGGTCACCGCGCCCGACGTGGATGCTCGCGAGCGTGAGCAACGGCGAGAGCTGACGCGCGCCCTGCGTTCGTTCCGCCTGGCGCTTGAGCGCCTCGGCCATGCCCTCGTAGTCTTCGCGTTCCGCGGCGACGTCGAAGCCGATGACGTCGCTGCTCAGCGGTGCCTCGGCGCTCTCGCGAGCGTTGCGCAGCAAGGTGGCCTCGTCGTCGATGGCATCGACCGCTGCGAGCCGGGCCGCCGCGACGATGGCGCTGGTCTCGGCCTCGGCGACCGCGACGCGCGTCATGGCCGCAGCGCCACCAGAGCGGCGGGCGAGGGTCTCGCGCAGGACGCGGGTCGCCGCGAACTCGGGGTCCGCGATGGCGGCGCTGTCGAGGGCCGCCGCGGTCCCCGCGTCGTCGCCTACGACCGCGGCGGCCTCAGCCAGCGCGAGGTAGGCCTCTGCGCGATCCGTGCCCGAGGTGCTCTCGGCCCAGGCCCGCGCGCACGTGACCGCGCGCTCCTTGTCGCCCGTCGCGACGGCGAGGTGCGCGGCCAGCTCCCGGCCCGCGCGGAAGGGCGCGTCACCAAGCATCGTGAGCGCGGCGCCCTCGTCGCGCTTTGAGACGAGCAGCGCCCGAAAGCGGCGCACGGCGGCGTTCGACACGGGGTCCGCCTCGAGGCGCGCTTCCATGGCCTGGACGTGTTGGAGCGCGTCGGGCGCCCCGAGACCCAGCGCCGTGCGTGCAGCCCCCAGACGCGCCGTCATGCTCTCCTCCGCTGCGTCGAGCGCTCGCCGGTAGAGGTTCGCTGCGATCGGGACGGCCCCGTTGCGCTCGTGCCGCATGGCGGCCTCGACGTACAACGCGGCTCGAATGCCGGGGTCTTGCGAGGCGTCCGCGGCCTTGGAGAGCGCGTCCCGCTCACGCGCCGCATCGCCGCGCGCGGCGGCGGCCTCGGCAGCCAGCAGCGCGAGCGGCAGCGACCGCGGGGCCAACGCCAAGCCAGCGCGGGCGCTCTTCTCTGCGTCCGCGTCGCGACCCTCGGAGAGCTGGAGCTCCGCCAGCAGGCTGAGCGTCAGGGCCTTGTCGTCTGCCGACAGGGGGAGCCGCGTCTCCGCCTCCAACCGCGTGATGGCCGAGTCGATGTCGAACCGCCGCAGCGATTCCTGACGCAGCGCGCGCAGGGCGACCGCGTCGTGCGGGTCGGCCTCGTGAGCCTGCGACAGCAGGTGCAGCGCGTCCTCCGTCTGGCCCAGCTGCTGCGCCAGCTCGGCGGCGTTCGTGAGGAGCTGGGCCTTCTGCGGGCCGATGGCGGCATGCGCGAGGCTCTCGAGCAGCCCGCGACGCGCAGCGAGGGTCTCGTTGGAGCGCCCGACCAACGGGAAGGCCTCCGGGCGCTTCTTTCGGCCGCGGACCGTGCGGCGGGCGGCCTCGGCGCCTGCGTCCGGACGCGGTCCAGGACCTGCTGGGGCGGGCGCGTCGAACTCGAGCTCGGGCTCGTCGTCGTCGTCGTCGTGTTGGGCTGCGCGGGGCGCGTCGAACTCGAGCTCGGGCTCGTCGTCGTCGTCGTCGTGTTGGGCTGCGCGGGGCGCGTCGAACTCGAGCTCGGGCTCGTCGTCGTCGTCGTCGTGTTGGGCTGCGCGGGGCGCGTCGAACTCGAGCTCGGGCTCGTCGTCGTCGTCGTCGTGTTGGGCTGCGCGGGGCGCGTCGAACGCGAGCTCGGTCCGCGCGCCCTCGGCGGGTGAACCGTCCCCAGGCCCTGCGGACGGCCCCGCGGCTTCGATGGCGTCCCGGATCGCGGGCGTGCTCGACTCGGCCAGCGCCTCGGCAGGGGCGTCCGCCTCCGTGCCGGGCCAGAGGTCCTCGTCGCCTCCGGGCGCAGCCGGGGCCGGGGACGCTGGAGGAGGTGCCGTGTCGGACGGACCGAAGTCGAGCTCGGGGCCGTCCTCCCGAGCCGTCGAGGGCACGTCATCCGCCCACGCGTCGAACCCGTGGTCGGGCGTCGCGTCCAAGCTGTCGTTCTCGGGCACGGGCACCGCCGGCGACGACCCGCCACGCGCTCCTTCGTAGGGGGGGGGCGCATCCCACAGGGCGTCGTCCCCAGAACGGGCTGTCGGGTCTGCGCTCGCGCTGGTCGCTGGGGCGTCGGTCATCAGGTCACCCAGCAGCTCGCTGAGCGCGTCGGGTGCTCCGTCATCGTGCGATGTCAGCGGCTCGAACTCGAGGACAGGTTCGTCGTCGTCGTCATCGTCATCGTCATCGTCCTGCGCGTCGTCGTCCGTCCAGTGCTCCTCCCCACTCCGGCTCGCGCCCGCGTCCGCCTCGATCGCAGGTGCGCGGGCCGCGTCACCGTCGGACGGCGCCCCCGCGACGTCGACCCTGTCTGCAGCGGCATCGTCGTGCGCTGGAGGCGGGGCCGTGGGTCGTTCGGTCTGGCGCTTGCGACCCAGGGCGGCGAGCATCTCGACGGGCAGCTCGACCACCCGGGTCGCCTCGTTGGGCTCGTCATCGTCCCAAGAGGTCATGGGATCGAACGGAGGCGCTGCGGCCCCAACGGGTGCGGGAGGCGGCGGCAGCGCGCTGGAGGGCGTGGGGACGGTCACGCGGTCGAAGGCGGGGGGGAGCGGTGTCCGCGGCACCGCCGTGACGCGCTCTTCAGGTGGCGGGGGTGTGCTCGGCCGATAGAGGCCGCGCGACGGCGGGGGAGTGGCGGGAGCCGCGGTAGGCGCCTTGCGTTCCTCCTCTGGAGTGCCTCGCTCCGCGTCGCTCTCTCGGCCGAGGTCGCTGAAGATCTCGTCGAACTCGAGGTCCAGGTCGTCGTTGTCGTCGGTGGGATCGCTCATGGGTGTATCACGACGCCAGTCCGAGCTCGCGCCGCAGCGTGAGTGAGCTTCGGGACGTCCAGTAGAGGATCAGGTCTGAGAGGAGAGGGCTGCTCTTGATCTCTGCCACGCGGGGCTCGCGCCCGTGCAGGTGACTGAGAGTGCCGTGCAGGTCGCCCGACACCACCAGCCCCGCGCGCGCCGCGCTGAGCTGAGCGGCTTGGCAGTAGCTCACCAGCGTGGCACCTCCACCCGGGATGCGCGGCGCCAGCTCGTTCGCGGCCTTGCGTACCTTGCGTGGCATGGCCTTCCCGATGGCTCGGGTCCACTCCGCCATCGTGGGCAGCGCAGACATGGCTGGGAGCGCGACGTCGGCGGCAGCGGCGGCGGCGGCCAGCAGCAGGGCTCCCTCTTCCGCGGGGCGATCCAGCCAAGCGATGGACCCCGCGTACGTGGCGAAGGCCGCACGTCCGGCGTGGTATCGCCGGGCCGTGTCGAGTGGCGCCAACACGCCCGGCCCCACCACCCACGTCGAGCGCTCTTTCTTGCCATGGAAGGCGGTCACCCGGGCGGCGTCCGAGCCCCCGACGTACACGTCTCCCAGTGGGGCGCACAGCGCTTCGCTGATGGCGTTGAGCTCGTCGCGGAGCGGGCTTGGCTTGGTCGACGTGAGGTCGCCACGACCGACGTGAAACAGCGCGGGCTCCATCCCCACGGCGGTCGTCAGGCTCTCGCCGACGAGCTGGGCGAACTCGGCCACGACGCCGTCGTCCCCAGGCGCGCGCAGGAGGTTCAGCACGCTGGCGTCGAGCGGATGCCCGGCGCGTACACGGCGCACGATGGCGGTGTGCTCGTCGGCTGCGGCGCGCTCCTCCGGAGTGGCGACGCCCACGGCCAAGAGCGTCTGCATCGCCAAGAAGGTGAGGTCTTTCTCGCCCCGCAGGCGGGCTGCCGCCACGAGCACGCGTGGCAGCTCGGGGCTGAACTGCCCGCTCGCCGCCTCACGTCCGGCAGCTTCGAATGCCTCGGAGAGCACCCGGCGCTGTGTCGGGTCTTGGATCAGCCCACCCAGCGCTTCGAGCGCGGCGATGTCGGTGGGCACCGCGCGCAGCGCACCGCGAAAGCACTCGATGGCGGTCGAGCGGTCGCGGAGCTCGTCACGGGCGATGGTGCCGGCGCGGCGGAGCGCGGCCGCGCCCACGTCGGGCGGCGAGCAGTCGTGCTGCTGTTGGAGGGCCCGGATGGCCTCCGCGGGCAGCGCGCCGCGGTCCGCGACGTCGGCGATGCGCTCGTACAGCTCACTGTTGCCGAACCCCAGTGGTTCGAGCGCGCGCAACTCGGCGATGGCGTCTGCCGAGCGTCCGAGCTTCTTCTCGAGGAAGTCGGCCGCGCCGAGACGGGCGATGCGTCGCTGGGCCGGTGGGACGTCGGCATTGGCCAGCCCCCTCAGCGCCGTCACTGCTTCCGCCCACTGCTCGAGCGTGACGTGAACCTCGACGGCCAACGCCAGACCGCCCGGGTGATCCTCCTCCAACATGAGGAGGTTCTCGAGCGACTCCAGCACGTCTTCGCGTCCCCCACGCGCGCGCCGCAGACGTGCCTGCTCGTAGTACAGCTTGGGCATCTCGTCGGCGTCGTCGACCGCAGCGAGCCGGGCGTCCACGAGCTGCAGGAGGGCGTCGTCGTCCTTGCGCTCGGCGAGGAGGTCATGCAGGCGCCAGAAGGGAATCGGCCTGGACGGGTCCAGCGCGAGGGCAGCACGCAGGCGCTCCTCGGCTGCCGGGTCGTCGCCGATGTGGTCCATCAGGCACACGGCCGCCTCCTCCAACAGTTGCGCGCGGAGCTCCCCGTCCACGCGGCGCGCGAGCTTGTCGCAGGACTCCGCGACGCTGTCGTAGTCGCCCACCTCACGCGCCGCGACGCGCAGCGCCTCCCACGCTGTCAGGTCCTCCGGGTCCTCCTCCAGGGCAGTGCGTAGCTCTCGTACCGCGGTCTCGAAGTTGCCAGCAGCGAGCTCCGCGCGAGCGCGCGCGGTCATGACCGTGTGTCGGACACGACGACTGGAGACCGACGAGCGCCCCGCGAGAGCGAGCGCGCGCGCCGCGGGCTCGGTCGCAGCGTCGCTCGTCTCGTCGACGGCCGCTGCGGCTTCCAGCGAGGCGCGAGCGCTCCCGAGCAGGTCTTGTGCCCACAAGAAGGCGTCCGTGGCGGCGTCGTCGTCTCCCGCCAAGTAGCGCGTGCGGATGGCGTGCAGCTGCAGCTCGCGCTTCGTGCTTTCGTCGCGCGCGATGTTCGCGAGGTCCCGATAGGCGTTGGCTCGTGCGAGGTGGCCTTGGTCACCAGAGCTCAGGCCACCATCACGGAATGCCTCGAGGAGGGCACGCACGGCTCCCGTCGTGGTGCGCTGTGCGCGTCGCGTGCTGGCGAGCTCGGCTTCGAGCACGGCGTCCACACCGTCGAGCACGTTCGCGGCGCCATCCAAGCCACCGCTCGCGACGTCGTGTTCGCGGGTGCTGTCGTCGCTTGCGTCGGCGGTGGGTCCCTCGCTGGGGGCGCCACGGTGCCCTCGGCTCCCGCCGTCCGTGTGCGCGAACGCGGCTTCGAGCTCGCGCCGTACAGGGTCCTCCGCGCCGAGCCGCTCGACCAGGGCGCTCATGCTCGCGCTCAGGGCGGCGTCCGCGCCGAGCACATCGTCGCCGTGCGCCTGCAACGGCATGTAGAGCAGCGCCGCGGCCGCGGCAGCCCGCGTCGATGCGTCGTCGGCCTGCAGCGCGCTCTGCAGCTGAGTCAGCGCCTCGCCGGAGTCTCCGTCCATGAAGGCCGCGCGCTCGCCCAACATCAAAGCCCCGCGCATGGAGGCGCTCCCCGCCGATGCGACGCGGTCGCGCTCCGCCCGTGCGCTCAGGGCCTCGCGCAGCAGCTCCGCGTTCTTGGTGCGTCGGGCGAGGCGCTCCAGCGCCCACACCGAGGCGATGGCGTCGGGGTTCTGCGCGAGCGCCTCGCGATAGGCGTCTGCCGCCACGGCGTGGTCTTCGCCCATCTCCGCTGCAGCGCCCGCGAGCAGCAGGTTGACCTCGGCCTCGGCCCCGCGCTGCGCGTCCGCCGCGTTGCGCAGGAGTTGCACGACCTCGTCCGCGTCACCCCGTGCGCGGAGGATCTCCTCTAGGAGCGTCACGGCGTAGCGGCTTCCTGGAGACTCCGCGAGCGCCGCTCGGAGGGAACGTTCCGCGCCGTCGGTGTCCTTCTGGCGCAGTCGCGCGCGCGCCGCCGCGACGTGGTGCGCCGCCGCGACCTCCGGGCTCACCCCCACCGCCAGCGCGTCGTGGGCCAGCGCGAGGAGGCCGTAGTTGCGCGACAGGGCGCCCTCCATGCGTGCAGCGTCTCGGACCCACCCCTCCGCGTCTGGATCCTCGAGGGCGGTCACCAGCAGCTCGTGCGCGGCTGCCTCGTCGTCGAGCGGCCCGAGCAGAAGCTCGAAGCGCTCTCGCAGGAGCCGTGCGCGCTCGCGGGCGGGCGTGTCTCGCTCCACCAACGCGGCCGACACGTTGTTGGCGGTCGTCGCGTCGCCGGCGCGGATCGCGGTCTCGTAGGCCTCGCGCAGCGCGTCCGTCGGATCGGTCGCCGCCAGCACGGCGTCTCGAAAGAGCTTGCTGGCGCGTGCGTTGTCGTCCAGCTCGGTGGCCGCCAGCTGCGCGGCCCATCCGAGCCACTGGCTGCGTGCGTTACCTGAGACTGCCGCCGCTCTCGTCTCCAGCAGCGCGAGCTGCGCAGGGCCGTCTCCAGTCCGCGCCAACAGATCGCGCAACGCCACCCGGACGGTGACCGCGTTGGGGTCCGCGCTCGAGGCGCGTTCGAGCGCTTCGCGTTGACCGCTGTCGTCGCCTTCGGCTCGTGCAGCCTCTGCGACTCGGAACCACAGCGCACCCGCCAGCGCGGGGCCGGCGTCGCTGGCGAGAAGCTCCCGTGCGTCCGCTGCTGCCCCGTGGAGGTTGCCCGCGCGTTCGTGGGCGAGCATGTGCTCGTAACGCAGCAGCGTATCTCGAGGCGTGAGTCGAATCGCCTCGTCGAGCGCCACGAGCGCTCCCGTCGCATCGTACAGGGCGTTGGCGCGCAGCTGCGCAGCTTCGAACCAGCGCGCGGCGGCGGTGGCATCGCTCGTGGCGGTGGCATCGCTCGCGGCGGTGGCATCGCTCGTGGCGGTGGCATCGCTCGCGGCAGTGGCATCGCTCGCGGCAGTGGCATCGCTCGCGGCAGTGGCATCGCTCGCGGCAGTGGCATCGCGCGCGGCGCGTTCATCCGCGGGGGCGCTTTCGTCGGTCTCCGGGCGCCCAGCTGCGCCGAGGGCGGCCTGGCCCTCGAGCGCTCGCACCTCCCAGGTGGGTCGCTCGTGCCGCTGCGCGAGGCGCTCCATCGCGTCGTAGATGGCTCGCAGCTCGCACCCCTCGGCGGAGGCGCGCGCGAGGGTCTCGAGGGCCTCGTCGGCGTCTCCGGCGGCCGCGAGCGCGACCGCGAGGTCCACCGCGAGAGTGGCTCGCAAGACGGGGTCGGTCGTCGTCGCGACCCGGCTGCGAAGCGC
Encoded proteins:
- a CDS encoding tetratricopeptide repeat protein, yielding MSRIPDLSDADVFSPAWRVDWLEASLESVDESTPAGQKAALLHELGLALTALGGRETDALKAHLRAYSEQPSFRPALAELVNAFERKRNFKHLSRLYEAERKLDAEAAAGSRLDLANLAEDQGQPPDEVQAMLSDALSATPDNALIALTLELAARANQSPDDVLSALRSRVATTTDPVLRATLAVDLAVALAAAGDADEALETLARASAEGCELRAIYDAMERLAQRHERPTWEVRALEGQAALGAAGRPETDESAPADERAARDATAASDATAASDATAASDATAASDATATSDATAASDATATSDATAAARWFEAAQLRANALYDATGALVALDEAIRLTPRDTLLRYEHMLAHERAGNLHGAAADARELLASDAGPALAGALWFRVAEAARAEGDDSGQREALERASSADPNAVTVRVALRDLLARTGDGPAQLALLETRAAAVSGNARSQWLGWAAQLAATELDDNARASKLFRDAVLAATDPTDALREAYETAIRAGDATTANNVSAALVERDTPARERARLLRERFELLLGPLDDEAAAHELLVTALEDPDAEGWVRDAARMEGALSRNYGLLALAHDALAVGVSPEVAAAHHVAAARARLRQKDTDGAERSLRAALAESPGSRYAVTLLEEILRARGDADEVVQLLRNAADAQRGAEAEVNLLLAGAAAEMGEDHAVAADAYREALAQNPDAIASVWALERLARRTKNAELLREALSARAERDRVASAGSASMRGALMLGERAAFMDGDSGEALTQLQSALQADDASTRAAAAAALLYMPLQAHGDDVLGADAALSASMSALVERLGAEDPVRRELEAAFAHTDGGSRGHRGAPSEGPTADASDDSTREHDVASGGLDGAANVLDGVDAVLEAELASTRRAQRTTTGAVRALLEAFRDGGLSSGDQGHLARANAYRDLANIARDESTKRELQLHAIRTRYLAGDDDAATDAFLWAQDLLGSARASLEAAAAVDETSDAATEPAARALALAGRSSVSSRRVRHTVMTARARAELAAGNFETAVRELRTALEEDPEDLTAWEALRVAAREVGDYDSVAESCDKLARRVDGELRAQLLEEAAVCLMDHIGDDPAAEERLRAALALDPSRPIPFWRLHDLLAERKDDDALLQLVDARLAAVDDADEMPKLYYEQARLRRARGGREDVLESLENLLMLEEDHPGGLALAVEVHVTLEQWAEAVTALRGLANADVPPAQRRIARLGAADFLEKKLGRSADAIAELRALEPLGFGNSELYERIADVADRGALPAEAIRALQQQHDCSPPDVGAAALRRAGTIARDELRDRSTAIECFRGALRAVPTDIAALEALGGLIQDPTQRRVLSEAFEAAGREAASGQFSPELPRVLVAAARLRGEKDLTFLAMQTLLAVGVATPEERAAADEHTAIVRRVRAGHPLDASVLNLLRAPGDDGVVAEFAQLVGESLTTAVGMEPALFHVGRGDLTSTKPSPLRDELNAISEALCAPLGDVYVGGSDAARVTAFHGKKERSTWVVGPGVLAPLDTARRYHAGRAAFATYAGSIAWLDRPAEEGALLLAAAAAAADVALPAMSALPTMAEWTRAIGKAMPRKVRKAANELAPRIPGGGATLVSYCQAAQLSAARAGLVVSGDLHGTLSHLHGREPRVAEIKSSPLLSDLILYWTSRSSLTLRRELGLAS